One Amphiura filiformis unplaced genomic scaffold, Afil_fr2py scaffold_261, whole genome shotgun sequence genomic window carries:
- the LOC140145424 gene encoding uncharacterized protein, whose amino-acid sequence MASTSNAPPADQQRQRNEFRIGRSQVEVLQQFWEEGMNSASTPEMKDKISDAANQTQLTEDQVKNWIYKEGRKKRQNEGTSVRSKQPRLNLNKKQETETQTLYRFYRKREMTGKSHHTSGEQGNLMKKVNKDWKRVKKSQKKWQQLKDEMQESGPGFLDQPIETLTDKQKRGTAGHIMRKIEKYCLELEQFGYHTLVLSSHPYLGQELTGDNVGLTFAHNHRKVCVDYHFAAGGSEEIAPGNDTACQTQTTSADQIRKLVRDMLNRKYYKVTGKSAVEYKAILNKTVNVIHHGWPSNIAFKQPSSMGVATLNQLWAARKEISFEVIGEVMAVMETHEDEERSDKENSSDDESEAQEKDDISGEDDGNHGNEDGGDKEEDGNGELISGGEDPDELFDHDESNDDIDSSKEEGST is encoded by the exons ATGGCCTCAACCTCAAATGCACCACCAGCGGATCAACAGAGACAAAG AAATGAGTTTCGCATTGGAAGGAGTCAGGTAGAAGTTCTGCAACAGTTTTGGGAAGAAGGAATGAACTCGGCCAGCACACCTGAGATGAAAGACAAGATTTCAGATGCTGCCAATCAAACACAACTGACAGAAGACCAGGTGAAA AACTGGATATACAAGGAGGGGAGGAAAAAGCGCCAGAATGAGGGCACTAGTGTGAGAAGCAAGCAGCCACGCCTCAATCTCAATAAGAAGCAGGAGACGGAAACACAAAcactctatagattctataggaAAAGAGAAATGACAGGGAAGA GCCACCATACGTCAGGAGAGCAAGGGAATTTAATGAAGAAAGTCAACAAAGACTGGAAAAGGGTGAAGAAGAGCCAAAAAAAATGGCAGCAGTTGAAGGACGAAATGCAGGAATCTGGTCCTGGTTTTCTCGACCAACCAATAGAAACCTTGACGGACAAACAGAAGAGAGGCACAGCAGGCCACATTATGaggaaaattgaaaaatat TGTCTAGAGTTAGAACAGTTTGGGTACCATACCCTTGTGTTGTCATCACACCCATATCTTGGCCAAGAATTAACAGGGGATAATGTAGGGCTGACCTTCGCACACAATCACCGCAAAGTTTGTGTGGATTACCACTTTGCGGCTGGTGGCTCTGAGGAAATAG CTCCTGGAAATGACACAGCATGTCAGACACAGACCACCTCTGCAGATCAAATTAGAAAGCTTGTGAGGGACATGCTAAACCGCAAATACT ACAAGGTCACCGGCAAGTCAGCTGTCGAATATAAAGCAATTCTAAACAAAACAGTTAATGTGATCCATCATGGATGGCCAAGCAACATTGCTTTCAAACAGCCATCTAGCATGGGCGTCGCTACACTAAATCAACTTTGGGCGGCCAGGAAGGAAATTTCTTTTGAAG TAATCGGGGAAGTGATGGCTGTTATGGAGACTCATGAAGATGAGGAGaggagtgacaaagaaaacagcagtgatGACGAATCTGAGGCCCAAGAGAAAGACGATATCAGTGGTGAAGAtgatggtaatcatggtaatgaagaTGGCGGCGACAAAGAAGAGGATGGTAATGGAGAGCTAATAAGTGGGG GTGAAGATCCAGATGAACTATTTGATCATGATGAAAGCAATGATGACATCGATAGCAGTAAAGAAGAAGGCAGCACAG
- the LOC140145423 gene encoding uncharacterized protein — protein sequence MPDKKDGNKGERRTRRRDIEQREDDSTDTIDTQSSEARTDGQDGDGAIMRELNKITKLLNKVISRLDTMEVSMQKLESDQKDMRTKVIDLEASAEQVNATLEDMKQERKSFVMKTELDSMKQQLDDLANRSRRNNLVFWGIPENSENSPDCCGFMEDFIVNYMQVENGENIEIERAHRSPMGKMAAQQAIRRGAPRPMFVKLLRYPDREVLLKSASKYLKDKEYRGEKIFITDDVTQAVRAERKQLIGLRKKLIKEGKYAFVPWTVPACLLVKRGGAYKKLTVSDIEDFNSEDLDNFKK from the coding sequence ATGCCTGACAAAAAGGATGGAAATAAAGGCGAAAGAAGAACACGCCGGCGGGATATTGAACAACGTGAAGATGATAGCACTGATACCATAGATACACAGAGCTCCGAGGCTCGAACAGATGGGCAAGATGGCGACGGTGCGATTATGCGTGAGTTAAATAAAATCACGAAACTTTTGAATAAAGTCATCAGCCGTCTTGATACCATGGAAGTGAGCATGCAGAAGTTAGAATCAGACCAGAAGGACATGAGAACCAAAGTGATTGATTTAGAAGCTAGTGCTGAGCAGGTAAACGCTACATTGGAAGATATgaaacaagaaagaaaatccTTCGTAATGAAAACTGAACTGGATAGCATGAAACAACAGTTGGATGATTTAGCAAATAGATCCCGCCGGAATAACTTAGTTTTTTGGGGAATCCCGGAAAATAGTGAAAACTCTCCTGACTGTTGTGGATTTATGGAGGATTTCATTGTAAATTATATGCAAGTTGAGAACGGTGAAAACATTGAAATTGAGAGAGCACACAGGAGCCCTATGGGTAAAATGGCAGCCCAACAAGCCATACGCAGAGGCGCTCCGAGGCCAATGTTTGTAAAACTTTTGCGATATCCAGATAGAGAAGTACTCCTGAAATCTGCATCAAAATATCTCAAAGACAAAGAATATAGAGGTGAGAAAATATTCATTACAGACGACGTAACTCAGGCAGTAAGAGCAGAAAGAAAGCAACTAATTGGTCTTCGCAAGAAGCTGATAAAAGAAGGAAAGTATGCTTTTGTTCCATGGACAGTTCCAGCATGTCTACTGGTGAAGCGAGGTGGAGCCTACAAGAAACTTACCGTAAGCGATATTGAAGATTTCAACTCTGAGGACTTGgacaactttaaaaagtaa